TCGGAAAGTTGCCATTGCCAGAACCACCAGGTCGCTACATTTCTAGCCGAATGGGACAGTTGGGTGTGAGATCCCTAGAAATCACAGCAACTCATGCTCTCCAAGCTGCTGCACTACCTTTACATCATCGAGATCCCTTTGACAGAATGTTGATTGCACAGGCTCAAATTGAGGGGATGACACTTGTAAGCGCCGACTCAATGTTCAGTCACTATGAAGTTTCTATTCTTTGGACAGCCAGTATATAAGAACTTCCTAACACTCTAACCAAATCTCCATCGGATTCTCAGAGATATCTGACGATTCCAATTTCGTGATAATCATGGTGAGCAACCAGTCAGGAATGTGATTGCCATGCTTTCGGTTAATTTATGAGTCTTCACTTCAAAAAACAAATTTACACATTTGGGATTTTCCCGATTGACTTTGGCACATGAGTCTGAAAGTGTTTGGTATTACTACTATGATTCTTTGTCTTGTCGCTTGCGGGAAAGTTATGACATTAGATGAGGGATTTGACCCCAAAAAACTCTATGAAAATAGTTTTAGTAATCCTGTAAATGATATTGAGAATTTACAAAGTGGTGGTTTTGTTTGGCAAGAGACGGATATTTGGATTAAATTTACAGGCAAACAGACCATTAAGCTGCGTGATCAAAATCAATATCGATTAGGAAGCTTGGCAGAAAAAACTTGGCAGCGTGATTGGTTCATCCAAGAATTATCGAAACAAACGGGTGGCATCTCTGCTAGTGATTTACAAAGTCTCAAGGATTTAAATCATCTGCAATATTTTCAATATCGTAGTTCTAGTAATGTAAATAAGGCGTTGCTGTACAATAATCGTAGCCAAACCTATTATTTGCGAGTTTGGAATCATTCATAAAATTTGTTTAGGCAATCTATCAATCTAAATAATGTCTCATTCTCCCTTCACCCCTAAATTA
The Calothrix sp. 336/3 DNA segment above includes these coding regions:
- a CDS encoding type II toxin-antitoxin system VapC family toxin, producing the protein MKLLLDTQSWLWWFAQPERLSEEAITNIADETNELWFSVASVWEIGIKVAIGKLPLPEPPGRYISSRMGQLGVRSLEITATHALQAAALPLHHRDPFDRMLIAQAQIEGMTLVSADSMFSHYEVSILWTASI